gtttggtggcggctgagcttgtatgtcgactccttaagaaagaatagggtttgttattctctatcaagtgtcgactcatgtctcatacaagtgcctacgtaccctatttatagggatcaagcctcacgtagttcttggggaacaagtcacgtaggctagggttagggttctccaacccgtgcagcccaagcccacgataaagtcaggccttcagccaattagtcacgtaaatctcgaccggctccacacgcttcctataATCTCACGGCATCTCCGTATCTCTTCCCATAATTATAGCAACAACCCGTGTTGGCCCCGAAAtttacgagcaactcagtcatctatgagccACTTTCCATGTCGAACACAAAGTCCTCTAATGCGGGCCGGCCTGGCggcctcggcccgcaccgccttccttTTTAACCAATAAATACAATGTTACCTTTGATttcataagatgtgggctcatgggtccagcccgcgtgtgggcacctgagcccagcccgcgtgtgggcaaccgagcccagctcgcgtgtgggcaaccgagcccagctcgcgtgaagtcatctgagcccacctcgcgtgtgGACACCTAAGCCCACCTCGCGTGCTATCATCTGAGCCCAACTCGCGTGAAGTCatctgagcccacctcgcgtatGGACACCTAAGCCCACCTCGCGTGAAGTCatctgagcccacctcgcgtgtgGACACCTAAGCCCACCTCGCGTGCTATCatctgagcccacctcgcgtgtgGACAACCGAGTCcagctcgcatatgagagcccagATGGCAaatgtgagcccagctcgcatatAAGAGCCCACCTCACTTGTCATGAGCCCATCTCATATGTGGTCACGTGAGCCCGGCCTGCATGTGGTCACGTGAGCCCAGCTCGTATGTcacgagcccagctcgcatgtcacGAGCCCAACCCACATGTGCTGGCCCAAGTCTTATTaatccatggttctagcccacacacgagagtccaactatttagtgcacccacagggacctgtttagggcccatggccgaaagcggacataacaactaccccccaaaattcctggtcgcATCTTGAGGCTAGGTATTTTCTAATCTTTTTATGGCCTCGCAAGTGTGAGCCCACCAGGCCGCACCAAGCCGCCTCGCGTGTCTCGCCTCACATGCCTTTCATCTTTGCATTCATTTTGACAGCCGTTGGACAGCTGGCGTGGGGATTCATGTCATCTTATGAGATGGCGACACGTGTCGCCTCCTCCTTTCTCTCTCCTATCTCCTATAAATATGTGAGATTTCAAttcatttctcacatttccaaaaacacttcctgaattgctgctcaatttgctcaaggatctaccacggcgaagattatcatttcaacaagaaccgtctaccggcGGCGATATTCTCCGGGACCAGATTCATCAGGATCTTCATACACCTCTCCCACAGGTACTCTTCGATTCGAGCCCGTTTTTTATTCATGCTTTATTCACGCACACCATGCGAGCACACACCACCTGTTCGATGCGAGTTCACACACAACCACAACGCGTGATGCGAGCCCTTTCGCTCGTTTAGATACTTAGGTGCGATCCCGTGTGAGATGTGAGGACACTTAGGTGCGATCCCATACTtattttttgttttctttttagggccatacactaattttcaccatcttttacagatgtcgagtgcgtCTTCAGCCCACTCCTATGGATCATCTCGCTCTTCCTCGAGCCCGGCTCGGACCTCTGCTAGCCCGGCTTGCTCTTCAGCTACTCCATCTCCATTAAACCAATACCCTCCTGAGCAGCGAGGCTCCAAGAACTTCCAACGCGAGCTGACCTCTCTTTCTGGTCGTCTTAGCCAACCTATCTCTCCCGGCTCAGCTATCACCCCTCAAGGGGCTTTGAACATTGCCAGAGTTGAGAACTCGATGCGAGCAGCTGGATCCGGCTCGCTTGATATTCACCTCGACCCGAACCCTGAGGATTTTACCAGGGAGAAAAATATATATGATTGGAGAAATAGGCCCGTGGACCTCTCTCATATTCCAGCCTCCCTTGGGGTAGAAGAGCTGCTAAACCGCGAGCCTGCTCCCTTGGATAAAGACCGAGCCGAGGAGATTTTAAGAGAAATGGCTGAAGAGAGGGCGGCTCGTCTGAGGCAAGCAGCAGCTAATCACCTCGACCCCATTCACCTTGACTCAGAATCAACTGACAGCGACCTGGGGAGTGCATACTATGACACCAGGAAGAAAGGAAAAGAGCCCGTAGCTGCTGAATATCCCATCCTGGGACTCGAGGGTGAAGAGGACGGCTCGCATTGGTCCTATGACTCTCCTCAGAGCGAGGAGGTGGCAGATGTTACAAGTCAGTACAAGATTTGTAACTATAATTATGCCCTCGCGGCCTCTCCTGAGCCTTATGTGCCTCCTGCCCAGCCCGAGCTCGAGGGTGAGATTGTTTTCAAAAGACAGATCATTCCTGATGGGGAGGAGAGCTCAACTGCAAATGAGGAGGTTAAGGTGCTCACTTGCCGCGACCTGCCTACCTCGCTGACTCAGAAACATCTGGCCGAGCATATTGAGCAGTTTCAGCTCGAGGGCCATATTGTCTTGCCCCTACCTCATATGAGATGCTATAGATTCAATCACTTGGAGAATGGAGGCAGGGTGCCTCGCATGATCTTGTCCACTTTCCTATTAAGGCTGGGAATCTCCTCTCCTCTTCATCCCTTTATCAAAGATGTTTGCGAGTACTTCCAGCTCGCACCCCTTCAGATCAATCCAAACGGATACCGGGCCGCCCTCGCACTGTACATCATGTACCACAAATGCGGGTACCCTTCTCTAACCGCGAGGCAGCTGGGTTACTTCCTCCATTTGAAGCATTCTCCTAACGACTTTGGGTATTTCTACTTCTCTGTCTGGCCGTGCTTCAACAAGAAGAACCTCATCCACAACGGGCCGAGCAACTCAGGGAAGTGGAAGAGTCCTTACTTCTATATCCACGAGGTGCCTCGAGTCCAGACTCATTTTTATTATAATCCATGTAAGTTTTTTTTTCTGCCCGCTCTCGTCTCTTTTACCATAGCTCTTTCCTTTTAACAAGAATTTCTTTTATCTCCAGCCACCCCGCCTCGCACTGTCCTTGTGGGACAGGAAAAGATAAACGCGGACAGTCTTCTAAACCTTCCTAAGGAGGACCGGGACATCCGAAAACTCATAACGACCTCCAATCTGGTCGCATGTGGGTTTTTGAAGGAAGGAGTGAGGCTGACTCCTCAGAAGAAATCTAGGAAGAGATCCAGAAAGGGTAAGAATATCGGGCCCGCACGTCCGGGCCTGGCTGCTCGCATACGCGAGCTCGTGTACTCGCGTGCTCACTTTTCCTGCATGCATCTCGCTTCACATCACACTTTAATTCTCCGTATTTTTCACCTGCTCGCATTACTTCTTTCCTTTGCATCTTGCTGTGACTAATCTATTGCTTTGTTGTTTTCtttttcagaaatggccatctCCCCTATCCCCTTCATGGAAGAGGCTGGGCAGGCTGCGGCCTCGGGCCCAGTTCAGCCCGCAGCTGCGAGCACAAGGGCTCGCTCTCAGGCCAATCCTCCGGCCCGCATGACTACTCTCTCCGAGCATCTCAAGGATTCAGGGCCCTCTCCTCGACTAAAGAGGCATAGAGGTAAAGAAGGAAAAACTGGCAAGCCTGAGCCAAAGAAAGCTGCTCCCTCTGATGCTcctcttccctcttcttcttctgcCAATATGGTTGCGACCACATTCGGCCGGCTCGCTCAAGGTCACATCAGCGAGCAGGATTTAAAGGATTGGTCTTCTTCTGCTCTCGAGGTTAACCAGGATGCACTCTCCCGAGCCGCGGCCGAAGTATACTATCGTCAGTTATCTAAGGCTCGAGAGATACGAGCCCTCAGCCAGACCAACACAAAGCTCGAGGCTAAAGTCAAGTCCCTTCAGAGTAAGGTCGCTGAGCACGGGCAAGAGAAAGTTATGCTGGTGAACAACTATAATCAGAAGATAGTTAACCTGAATGCTGCTCACGACAAGGCCCTAAGGGAGCAGAAGGAGGCTCATGACCTGGCTGCTGAGGCATGTAAGAAGGAGAAGGATGCCCTCGAGGAGAGGGTGCTCGAGTTGGAGGGATCAGTCTCGGCCCTGACCGAGGGCCGTGAGGCCGCCCTCGCTGATGCTAGGAACCTGGGGGCCAGGAATTTTATGAAAGTCTTTATGAAGAAGGTTCCTGACTTTGATTGGGCGGCTCTGGGTGCGAGCACAGCGAGGCATGCTGACAAGTTGAAGCTGGAGATGGAGAGGGATGCCCAAATTGCTGATGAGGCCGAGAAGGCCCAGGTCACTGGTGAAAATCGTGAGGGAGCAGAGGCTGATAACCCTTAATGTAATTTTAATTAGAACTAGACTTTTGACTGGGTAAGCGGACACCCCTCTCGCCTCGCGCTTGTATTTGAAATATTCTGCCTCGGGGCATAACTTATTTAACTTTTGTTTGTATAAAATGTCTAAGTTTTTTGTGCCCGCGTATGTCTTTACGGTGCTAGCTGGGCCCCCTGGGTCGCATTTATGGTTTTGAGGGCCAGGGTATGAGCTCGCATCACGGGCCTATATCTCTATCCACATCTTTTATCTACTATGTGTTCGTATTTGTCTAAGCGGGCCGTGGCCCGGCTCGTTTCATGTTCTTGGCATCAAGCGGGTCGGGGCCCAgcttgatttaacatgttaataaaacaactgttctgtcctcgcatgggttcccaaggatggggtcccctgctgggtatttaatctattaacagaagttaaaatatcaagtgcacaaatagagatcaatcgtttattcacagataatgggaagtgaaaggaatacatgcttgtggtctcagggaggcacctatatggcactaccccccgagacttaggaatatttgaagataatactaagtctgaaaagaataatattactgataatacttgcgaAGGTGTTCCACGTTCCAGGCTCTTGGGATCAACTTGTcttgcatatcattgaggtggtaggttccctcccagAGCACCGATTTTATCTTGTAAGGGCCTTCCCAATTCGCTCCCAAGACTCCGTGACTCACCACCTTGGTATTTGGCATGACCCGGCGCAgaaccaaatctcccaccttgaaagttcgggctcgaaccttactgttgtaatgcctagctatcctctgctgatatgccgctatcctgatctgagcctcttctcgagtttcttcgatcatatccaaatagagccgatgattgacctcgtttgcctctgagtcatagttgtcccttcgaaaagatcctgctcccacttcaacgggcaccatagcttcacacccatacaccagagagaaaggggtctctccagttgtggttcggggtgtagtgttgtaagaccataggacctgggcgagttcttctggccatgctcctttcttctcttcaagctttgcctttaaggtatgcttaatgattttattaacagcctctgtctgcccgttactctggggtggcagactgcgctaaagctcttctgaatccccatctgctcacaaaactctcgcatctccttgctatcaaattgtttcccattgtTAGATATCAGCTTGTAAGGGATGCCATAGCGACATACAATAGCCCTGTATACAAACTCCTTGAGCTTTCTCGCTGTGATAGTGGCTAGGGGCTCGgcctctgcccacttagtgaaatagtctaccgcaactaccgcatacttgacacctcccctggccttcgggagttctccaatcagatcaattccccacatggagaagggccaggggctcatgagggatgtgaGAGAGGCCACGGGGTTGTTGTAATAATTGGCATATCGCTGACACTTATCACAAGCTCGGGAGAATTCAAAGGCGTCTTTTTTTAGCGTTGGCCAATAGTAGCCTTGACGGAGGATTTTTtgagctagagagctaccccccgagtgattgccataAATGCCCTCGTGTACTTCCCTTAGGATGTAGTTGCATTCCTCCCCATGTATGCATTTGAGAAGAGGAACACTGAACCCTCTTCTGTATAGAATCTCATCGTATATCACATAGCGGGCTGCTTTATATTTTATCCTCCTTGCCTCGTTCTTTTTGTCCGGAAGTGAACCTTCTCTTATGTATGCTAGAATAGATGTCATCCACGTGGGGCCGAGCTCATTACTGAGGCTGCCCACCTCGTGCTCGGGCACACTAGGTTGCCTCTGTATATCAAGGGGCACGGTCCCTAGCAAAGTGCTCTCGCGGCGTGAGTCGAGCTTAGCTAGCTCGTCCGCGCCTTCATTCTGCCCACACGGGATTAGTTCCAGCCTCACCTCGTTGAATCTTGCGATTATCCTCTGTGCGCACTTCAGGTAAAGCTCTGTTCTCGGCCCCTTAGCTTGATACCCCCCATTTATCTGATAGACCACAATCATGGAGTTACTAAACACATTCAAATTCTCGACCTTCATTTCCAAAGCTAGCTTGAGACCGTTGATCAGggcctcatactcagcatcattgttggttgcaTAAAAGGCCAGATGGGTCGCACGTCTGATTTTGTGAGCCTCTGGGCTGATTAGCTCGATTCCAGCTCCTGCTCCATCACCGTTAGAGGCACCATCCACATATAGGCTCCACCATGGGGCACTATTTTATCTCTCCAGTCCAACTTTTTCTGTGCTAGGTATAACAACAAGGGCTCCCGGCTCCACTTCTTGATGTGGGGGAAATTCTAGCACAAAATCGGCCAGGGCTTG
This genomic interval from Apium graveolens cultivar Ventura chromosome 8, ASM990537v1, whole genome shotgun sequence contains the following:
- the LOC141680784 gene encoding uncharacterized protein LOC141680784; translation: MKVENLNVFSNSMIVVYQINGGYQAKGPRTELYLKCAQRIIARFNEVRLELIPCGQNEGADELAKLDSRRESTLLGTVPLDIQRQPSVPEHEVGSLSNELGPTWMTSILAYIREGSLPDKKNEARRIKYKAARYVIYDEILYRRGFSVPLLKCIHGEECNYILRERPSP